The Carassius gibelio isolate Cgi1373 ecotype wild population from Czech Republic chromosome A1, carGib1.2-hapl.c, whole genome shotgun sequence region ACAAGTGAATGTGCAAAACACTTATGGGTGAACAAATACAGCTGAGTTCATTACTTGAAAAACTGCTTTCAGTCTAATGTAAAGACCAGTTTTGTATTCACCAACCATTAACTTACCTTGGTAAGGTGGTCCACTTTGAGGTTGTTGATGAGCAGATTTTTCTGTGACAGCTCTATCTTCAGTTTTTGGAGGTTATGAAGCAGCTCTTTTCTTTCCAGGAGCTGTTTTGTCACCTTCCCTGCTCCATCCTTCTCCTCCGAAGAAGAGATGTCCTCGGTGGGGATTGCGTCTCCAGACTGATGTCCTCAGACTCGATGGAGCTGGAGATGTTTGTGGCGTCTCTTGGCTTCATCTTCTTCGTGGGCATCTCGACAGAGCTCCGGTCCAAAACTCCTACCGACTTGTCATCTGAGAGAAGAAGACTGTTCTTCAAAGCTGGACAGGTAGCAGATGGTAGCTCAGATGCTCGAGTGAAGAATTAACGGATAAGCGATGAAAGCTGGACAAAGCAAGGAGACAAAATGCGGTTATTTCGGCATAACCACCTGACTTTCACTGCCtcgtgacaaaaaaataaaataaaaaataagacaaagTAATCATTTAATGTTATGCGTCACAGTTTAcaatgtctttgtttatttttatgattacaaCGGGGACGTATGCATCTCACCGACGGGTATTTTTAAGCGTCCCGCCTCCCATAGAAACAGCAACGACAGCAGAAGAGAAGTGACGTATGCGTTATTAAAGAGCGTGCGATTGAAAATAACGCGTCATCTGTAGATTCCGCCTGAACGGGACTCTTAATTTGAAAGATTCTTACCATTCCAGACCGGAAGTAAGCTGATGTGTTGTATCGTAGCGTATTTCCTGGTTTTGTGAACgaataaatgtgtgttttattattatttttaaccacaCAACCACACTATTTTTGATGTCTACTCAAAACATAATTGGACCCTCTTTGGCACCGACGAtggaaaaatgcaaaaatgatgATTCAGACGAAGAAGGCGCAGGTATGTTAACGCATAACGTTACACATTGTGGTAGCTGCTTTGTGAACTGCAATATATAATTATCTTATAATTTCGCAATTGCAAATGCATAACAAGGCTGATTGCCTTTAGATGCCACCCCCCCCCTTTTCCAACAACAGTTAAGTCATTAATTCTTTTAGATTTAACTGAAGTTTAAATGAATGCACAATAAATAATACACGCTGCCTCCAGTCATAGGTCCAGCTTTGCCTCCAAAATATAAAGCTTCAGAGTCCTCCAGCTCATGTGAAGACAGTGATCAAGAGGAGGTTGTATTCAAGAGAGCCAaatactcatcatcatcatcatcatcatctaggAACCGGCCTTCTTCAAAGTACGATACTTGATGGGTTTTTCCAGATACATGTGTTTCTCAgggattcatagttaatgaaGTGGTTAGTCATAAATAAGCCACTTTTTatatatgcaaattattttttgtgttgtgttggAACATAGTCAGCCTTACAAAGCAtaatgtatcatatttgataaatacatttagaaggCCCTTAAATGATCTATATgatcaaaaacattgaaaacccATATCTTCTGTCGTCTGATCCGTACTTACTTAAACTTAGGTTAACTTGAAAATACGATTCCGTCTGCCTTTTAAGAAacgtttatttgttcatttctcAATCAACATTGtactgcattgcattatatgttttgcctCCACAATAAAAACTATAGAACCTTGACCACAaatctaagcatttaaatatcatcttaagaTGGATATGGAGTGGTAGCTGATATTTATGTGCAATTTGTTTctggttacattttttttgtggttctttaaCAGCAGCAGGGGCTACTTGAAAGATGAGGTGGATATAAAGCAAGTTCAAAtggatgaggaggatgatgatggttTCTTTGGTCCAGCTCTTCCCCCAGGATATCAAAAGCGAGACAAATCACCAGAAAGGTAATAAACTCTTGATAATAATATCCCACATAATCAGCATCCAATCTAAGTCGTGGATGAACTACATTTTGCATCTCCAGGCCACCTTTACTAGGACCTGCACTCCCTCCAGGATTTAAAAAACAAGATGAGGATGAAGATGCAAAGGATGACACCAGAGGGTTTTTAGGACCAGCTTTACCACCAGGATATCAAACCCAAGACAGATCTCCTGAACGGTAACAGGAATTGACAATATTACTGCTCTacacattttgttgttgtgtacAGTGGGTAGTATCACACACATAGTATCATATTTATTCAAATTCTACATACAGATGTAAACGTTAATCTAGGTTTTCCCCCTACTCTGCAGACCACCTGTAGGACCTGTTCTACCTCCAGGCTTTAAAAGACAAGATGAAGAGGAGGGAAAAGAAGATGCTAGAGGGATTTTAGGACCAGCTCTACCTCCAGGTTACACACCAGCAGTGTCAAgcggtgaagaagaagaagaagatgattaTGTCATTGGACCAATGCCATCAAAAGCACCATCCCAGGACTCTGTGGCGTTGGACATTGAAAGAAGAGCTCAGAGAATGAAAGACAAACTTACAGGAGTGGATGTAAGTGCTTCTTAAATCTATTAATTCAGCTATTATATTGGatatattcttcttcttcttcttcttcttcttcttcttcttcttcttcttcttcttcttcttattcttcttattattcttcttattattattattaattatttactatattattatttgtttttgtatattgtagATTTCTATCTTTGCACATATGCTTCTAATTTTATGCTTTATATACTtcccatttttatttctgtttacatcaTACCTCAGGACAAGTCATTTTGCTGTTCTTgtacaatgacaataaaaaacTTGAGTGGTTTGTTTTGTTCAAGACGAAAATAGATTTTGTTTTTCCCAGTGTGTGGGCAGACTAAACAATCTTGGGCTCTTCTGATTTTAGACTGGCCCCAAAGTGGTCAGAGAGAGCTGGATGATGGAGTTGCCTCCTGAGTTGCAGCATGTGGGCCTGGAAGCACGAACCTTTAAGAAAAAATCAGGCCCTGAGAACAAAGACCGCTCAATTTGGACTGACACTCCCGCCGACCGTGAGCGAAAAGCTAGGGTGAGTTAGCGATAGATGTAACTGAATTCAGATGTGAAATGTGGGGATTGTTGTGGAGAATCATCGTAGATTTCCCAGTGATTTCGCAGGTGATATAAACTGTGTATTCTTTTTatctttatgtttttatgtttttggaactGGGTTTTGGAAAAACAGGGATTTCAGGATATGTTTGTAAATTCCCTTCTTTTTTTGTCTTGCTTAGGAACGACTAGAGGCTAAGGAAAAAGGTGAATCTGCCAAGGATGATGGACCTCGTCTGCCTCAGAAAGAGATTGAGATGGCTGAAAAAGTTTCTAAATATAATGTAAGTTCAGTTAAATCCAGCTTTGTGATTTATTACAAAATGCACTTGAATGAAGTCAACAAAATGGcactaatattttatgtttatttatttatttattattataatttttttttttggtttggttttagattcaactttaatgtcattatgcagagtagtatgtacagagctaatgaaatgcagttagcatctaaccagaagtgctagaatatagtgttttatatacataaagtacagagtaagtgaagctatgatatacagaatgtactgtgtagttgctatatacagtattgagcagagtatatacagaatataaatttgtatgtacattatgaacagagcaatgtaggattatatatacacatgaacagcagcaacgtgagaacagtggtaataaatacagttggatgagtgtgcaaaacaCACGTTGCTCCTGTAACATCTGCCGGATGGAAGGAATgagaaaagtccatggttagggtgagaggcatccttgatgatgtttcttgccctacccagacagcgcttatgataaatgttctcgatggaagttaactgggtgccggtgatccactgagcagttttcaccacccgctggagtgctttgcggtcagatgcggCGCAATTGCTATACCATACTGCTCTCAATTTTGTTTGTCTTGTGGGTGTTTAGTTCTAGattgttggtggcacaccacacagcAGGTGCTGgacctcatccctgtaggctgactcatcATCATCCTTATCAGACCTAccactgtggtgtcatctgcaaattttattattgtttgagCCGTAAACAGGAACGcagtcatgggtgaatagggagtacaggagagggctcAGTACGCAGCCCTGTGGCACGCTGtgtgttcagggtgatgatggaggaggagaggttatctaacttaacagactgTTAGTCAGAAAAcctagaatccagttgcagatgggtGTGGTGATTCCAAGCTGGCTGAGGTTGGAGGTTTTGCAGCTAGTGGGGACAGTTGTTTGGGCCagggacagattgaaaatgtccatgaagacctcagccagctgCTCCACACAGGCTTTAAGCACACGACCAGGTATTCCGTCAGGGCCAGCTGCTTTCCATGCATTCACTTTACGCAGAGTGGAGTAAACATCTGatgtggagagtgtgagaggcagttcactgggttgatgctcagctttgagtgagatctccttattgttttgatcaaaacgaaaaagtgattgagctcgtctgggagggaggcagagctggagggggGCACGGAGTTAGGTAGTTTGTAATCCGTGATGGATTGTATGCCTTGCCACATACGCCGGGGGTCTGAAGAATTGAAGAGTTTGGCCTAGCAGATACTGAAGGCCGCATCTCTTGCTTTGAGCAGGAGGCGAACATCACTGTTCATCCAGGGCTTCTGATTGgggaaatctttatttttttgtgtgtggtcacTCTGCTCACACATCTGTTGATGTGCTTCAGGACAGAGTTGGTGTAAATGTCAATGTCGATATGAGAGTTCGATATGAGAGTGGCCTGGGCAGCAAACTCactccagtctgtgtgctggAACTGATGTTGAAGAGTAGAGTCAGCACCTTCCAGCCAGATTTTAaacattctattttttatttattttatttatttattaacagtaaaacgtctggttaaaaaaaaaaaaaaagtttttgagcatttatttgatccaaactACAGTTTATATATAAACTTACTGCTTAAgtataaaaatgtgaatttcagTCTCAGAATGCCCATTTCTTTGTAGGAATCCAAGCGTGGTGAATCTCTCATCAGTATACACACTAAGAAGATGAAAAGAAAAGCTGAGGAGGATGCTTCAAAGCCtgtggaaagaagaccctttgacAGAGATGCTGACCTCCAAGTCAATCGGTTTGATGAGGCTCAAAAAAAAGCTTTGCTCAAGAAGTCACAAGAGCTGAACACCCGCTTTTCACACAGCAAAGACCGCATGTTCCTATGAGGGACATTCAGCAAATCTATCTCTTGTTGTCAAGGATTCTTATTAAAGGAACGTTGTACTGCACTGGAATCATTGCAGCATCATCGTCATCAAAACATTTATGTACTTTGTTGACAATTATATGTAAAATTTAGAGGACCTCCTGAGGTTCCTCCTGAATTCGTCTTTTATATACCAATGGTTAATTGTAAgagataatgcattaaaatgtctaTAAATTTTGTGACTTCTATTGTGAGTTTTTAGTCCGCCTTTTTATTCCTAAGTAATGAATACATAAGTATGTTTGTTTATACCCATTGATATCCTTTTGTTCCCCTGAATACTGACAGTTTTATGTTTTTTGGTCATGTATTGAGTGCTCATAGAATGTTCCAAGTTTAGATCACATGAACTTCAcctcaaaaataaaagaaagaaagaatttatATTTTGCTTCATGACACGTAGACTGGTCTATATTAAGTCCATTAAAACGTTTTTGTTCTGTCATAACACTTCCATCCAAATTCCAATtaccttgataaaaaaaaaaaaaaccttactaagATGCTGACAAATTAAATTCTAAAGCATGTATGTGTTATACATGTCACATTCTTGATTTATGCATTCGTCAACATTTGCATGTGCAGTACACTTTTACTatgttacagtaatgagaatcgacattcatattgataattcttaagaaatatttatttctgaacgcttgagactataaaatcaatcagacaacGGTATTAATATGcatcattcatttgttcattcataaTAAAATCATAGCCATATGTAACTTATTACAGacattgtaattttaaataatgtagtttaattacaatttatttttgttttattaaagttctGATTTAACTCCTTATAGTAggtgtttattttatcattattgttgttttattattattatattttttatacgtTTTATGCTATCAAAATATAAAGTGTCTTAATTCCTGTGAATAAATATCTCTGAAAATCACTTCTAAATAAGTCGGTTGCATTTACCAGAAATAGCAGTGTttctaaataaaatgacaaatagaCGTAGAGAAAATATCTCCTTAATATCTTAACATTTCTTACTCTAATTCTACAATTACTGGATGAgctaacaaaaagaaaaaactattttatttgtcGACTATTCCGCTAAATCGCGGATTTTGTAACTACGTCACATCTGCATTAAATAACgcgcgttttatttatttttttgtcctgaCGGGCCACCGTACAACCGGTTCTGCTGCTGTTCTGCTGTTGATAGTGTGTTAGCTAACGAGTTTGTCTCGTTGAAGACGTGCACTAAATCCACATGAAATAACTAGaatatatttaaactattaatAATCATGTCAGACAAAGGAGAGGTGGATTTAACCGGGGCAAAGCAGAACACGGGTGTATGGCTGGTCAAAGTAAGTGTTTTAAATAAGTTAGCTCAATGATGAACAGCTACAGTCAGTTGTACATGACTTAAGCATCTACAAACACCTCGCATGGTTTATATGTCGTGCAGTGTAATTATTAAAACCATATTAAATGCACTGTTTTAAAGCTATGTTTGCATACACTTTATAAAGGTCCCAAAGTATTTGGCCCAGCAGTGGACCAAAGCCACAGGGAGAGGAGAAGTTGGAAAGCTCCGGATATGCAAGTATGTGGCAAGAACAGGTCTCATCTACAAGCACAGCGTTAATTCAACCATTAATATTCATACAATTGTTGTTGTTTGTGCAGGAATCAAGGCAAAGCGGAGGTAACTGTTATGTCTGTAAACATCCAGTGTTTTATATTTGAGGCATGTGTCTTTAAGTGGATTCAGTGTTGTTGTgattttgattgacaggtgtcTTTCACACTCAATGAGGAGCTGACCACCGTGGACACCATCGGGGAGAAATCCTCCATGGTACGAGCCCCTAGAGAGCACCCATTCACTCTGCAGACGGTCGGTGGACAGACTCTGGCTGTTTTCACCGAAAACTCTTCAGGTGAGAAGCAGGATGTCAACCAATACATGCAATGCTGTGATCTGCTGTGCTTTTAAATGATGTGAAGATAAAGTACAACAATTTGTTGTTAGTTGAAGAAAGTGTTCATTTAACTGAGTAAATTAGATaaccatttttaataatacaaagtaATATCTTTCTTTATATTAAGTCAGcttacaaaaaatgctgactaattatttgatcattacttttatttaatattatgttaatatcttaagattttgattttaagagcatttttacttttttatgataAAGAGTTTTTGTACTTTTTGGGGACATCATTTGATGTCCAATGTGAAATTATTCCAGAACCGCTTGATTATAATACATAGAAGATGGTCACTTAAGAACAGTGAGCATTCACTTGAAATTGTTCTGTATGTTTAGAACGTGCAGGATGAAAATGCATCAGACAGTgtgtaataataagaaataaatagaaTAGATTTAGTTGTTATagcgcaaaaaaaaataatttccgaAAATGTTAAGGATCCCTTTCTGTGTAATCTTTTACAGAATTTATAAAtgtccatatttttatttttatctttcttAATATGAAGAATCAGCTGTTCTATTTAGAATTGTGTTTTGACCGTTTAGTTGAATAATTACATTACCGATGACAGACAAGGCAGAGTTCATttgaaaaatgaatttattattcGACTTATGCATAGTATATGAATATACACATATTTTATTGCccatattttaattgaaaatattaataatagcaaAAACAGTACAAAGTGAATTTCACTCAACCTATATATGTTAATGAAAAGCAGAGATGTCTGAAATAGAAGACTATAATGTTAGTTATTTACGttttaataaaagttattataaagtttattttttttcctgttaaCTGACCATTTGCTTTCAAACAGCTAATTTGGTAAGTCATTCCGTGCCATCTCTGGGATTTTCTGTACAGACTTCCGTTTCCTCCAGTTCTGTTTAATTTCTCTTGGTACTCTTTGTCTGCTGTGTGTGAGATGAATCAGATATTAGGTTGTGATAGCTTTCATCTGGTCTCTCAAGCTTTTGCAGTTGCTAACCTCTGCCTTTCAATCAGTGTATGTGATTGTGGTGTTTTAATGGTTGAAGACATTAGAATGGGCCTTCAGATATCACTGATTTTGGAAACCTAATCTCCTGACTGCTTTAATTATTCCTTGATTAACGTGGAGTTGTGTTGTGAAGCTTGGGTGTCTGTGCATGACCAGCTCTGTATAGTTTCCATGCTAATTCTTGTTTCTCTGTTGTGAAAGTGAGGATTTCTTTAGGTGTTGTAAAGGTGCTTGAGTTCCAAAGCCTGGGCACTTCTTCGGTAAAGTGACCAGTTGTTCAAAAAAATGGGGctcaatgaaaatgtttttatagtcCTAATAAATTtagattgtgaaatattatatgatctttttttattaacttttataatttaatacattttcaattgtattttattcctttgatggcaaagccgaattgtagcttttttttttttttttttttttttttaagttatgattttttgttgttgactaAGGGTTCCTACGCAGTTTGGAAAAGTATggaatttgatttgaataatttgCAGGTCTGGAAGAGTATTGAAAAAAGAAAGCAGAATATGGAAAAATATTAGCGATTACAGACTGTTAGTTTTTTAGAATAGAAAATTATAAATGgaatttaaataaattgattaTACAATGAGTGTGTTATGGCAGCTGTTAAGTCCTTCTTTAGTGACTGTCAAATACGATTGAATGAATTCAAGGTGGACTTCAATCATTATGCTAAAATACAGGTTATATTGCAGTTTATTTTCTCTGGATATTCATTGCACCATATTATAGAGCCTCTAAAAggacctttgaaaaaaaaaaaacatacagacttTAATGTGCGCATGATACACCATTAAACGTAACATATAGGACCATGCACACTGATCTATTGCACCATCAGCCCATTTTGCGGTGTGGTTTGGCTGCCACAGAAAAGGCTATGCATTAAAGCAGAACTAAGACCTTGAAATATGACGTACTGCCAGAtttgtaacactttttttaaacatatgtaTGTACAATACCAGTCTTTTTATAAACCATTGGACTTGGCAAATAGGACAATGCACACAGCCATATTATCAGCTCATTTTGTGCCATGGTTTCCTTGATACCACAGAGGATGCTAAAGTGCACATTATGTCCTGCTATTAGAGGTACTGCCCTAAGGAAAGCGAATAGATCTCTATTAATACAGGTTCATCCATGCTTTAATTTTCTTCACAGTaagatttataatttataaaccaAAAAAAATGCATAAGCAAGCAAAATATTCCAGTGTGCTTATAAATAGTTTATCGAGGGCTAGAAAAATGCATTGTGTGCATGAAAGTCTGTATGCTTCTATGTTTGCAATAAAATCgatgaaaaaaaagagtaatatttaagactactatatacaaaatataaagcTCAAATAATGCTCTATTAACTGTAAAATATGGTGTGAAAATCTATTGAGAGGTTTGGAAATTCGTATTATGAAATGGAAAATGTGTAGGAACcctgtgttgttgttttcaggataatgaatttttagttttttaattactgtcacttttgattactATAATGCATCCTTAaacagtattaatattattagcattaagtattaatttctttaaaaaaaaaaacaatcctgagCCCAAACTTTTGTTTGTACGTAATAATAAATGCACTGTTTTATATGAATCTCCACATCTTTGAAGACTGGGTAGGGACCTTTGGTTTGTGGTTTTTGGGTTAATTTAGATCAATCTCCTCAGTGGTTTCAGTAAAACGAACTCATGAACTGACTGATCAGAGGTTCTGTGTGGCGTATTGGTAATATCTGCGTTGTTTGTGTCTATTTGTCCGTTTGCTTTCGCTGACTGCTATGTAAGAAGCTGCCGTGAGGCTTGGCCTGCCGTGATTATTTTGGCATGTACTCCCCCTCGTTCTCATGTTGCCATCCCTCTCGTAGGGCAGTCAGATGCCGAAGCCGGCGGCTCAGGTACAGGCCCAGGTGAGTGCTCACCGTCGCCCCCTGCTTGAGTGGAGGTCCAGGATATAATGATCTAATGGCCTTTGATTTGACAAtcagcccaaaaaaaaaaaaaaaaatcaatttgaaaTGCTTTCTGGGACCTAATTTAAAGAATTGGTGTATTGAAAATGTACAGAAAGCACTGTTGGCCTCTCACTTCTGATGTAATGACGGAGCAGTAATGGGCTGTGTGTTGCAGCAGCGATTGCATAGTTACAACTGTCACAACTGTGAGTATTAATGTCTCTCTTCTCTCACAAAGATAAAATTGCACTGGAAGGATTGGTGGTGCAGAGAGCTGAATGCAGACCGGCCGTCAATGAAAACTACATGAAACTAAAGAAGTATGTTTAGAATATGCAAACACTAGTTCTGTTTATTTAGTGAAATGCCTACACAGAAAGCATTATAAATTCTCATAGAAACTCATAAGGGATTCATTTATGGGCCATATATAAGCTCTATATGTGCAGCAACTCTGTGTGCCAAACAAATATCCTGAACTCACAACACTAGCAAGTGAGCACTAACCTTACTCTAAACCTTAAAGGACAACTTTTTTTGCATctttaaaaagagaaagaaaatcgaTTTCAGTCATACGTTTTATTAGGTCTATACAGGTCCACACACGATCTATTTCAAGACCTGTGATGTCTGATACATAAAATTAATTAGGCTAATGGCCAGAACTCATAAAGGATGTTGTGTTATTTTGCAGACTGCAGATCGAGGAGTTATCCAAACCCATGAGGTTCTCTCAACAGCTCGACAAAGCAGTCACCACCAACTACAAACCGGTGGCTAATCACGCCTATAACGTACGGCAAGCTTTCGCATCATCAGCTGTGGGAAGTATCTGATATGCAGTTGATTGTTGATGCACACTCTGTTTGttcctttgttgttgttttatctcagcTGGActatgaaaagaagaagaaagaagaaggGAAGAGGGCCCGAGGAGATAAACAGCAGGTGCTGGACATGTTGTTCTCTGCTTTTGAGAAGCATCAGTTTTATAACATTAAGGATCTGGTGGACATCACAAAACAGCCAGTGGTGAGTTACATTACAGTAACACTACGCTACAGACTACTGTgcagaagtttggggttggtcattctgttttttaagtctcttatgtttacaaagctgcatttatttgatcatacatACAGTAAAgcattaatattgtgaatataactgttttctgtttgaatttgttgtgaaatgtcacatttatttgatgctactactccagtcttcagtgtcacatgatccttcagaaatcattttaatatgctgatttggtgtattAGTGATTAAAacttttgtgctgcttaataaatatatatatttcgcaTATATTGAGAACCATTACACAATTTATTTAGGATTTCTTAAGTTATTGGAAATATAAATTTTCTCcaagtatttactgtattttttttatttatttaatgcatacttgatGAACCTTATTGTTCACTACAAGGCTGCCTATTAAGTCTTCCTTGTTCTCTAGATTTATTTGAAGGAGATTCTTCGAGACATTGGTATATACAATATCAAAGGCACCCACAAGAACACCTGGGAGCTCAAACCAGAGTACAGACACTACCAGAACGAAGAGAAGAGCGACTGATTACCATTGGACTCTGGGTGGCTATGAATACCTGAAAAGCCGACTTCCCCAATAAGTTCAAAATGTTGTGTCTGGATAATTTCTTCAAGGATGATTCGGTTGTTTTTAGAGGTGCATCAGAAAA contains the following coding sequences:
- the LOC128016110 gene encoding general transcription factor IIF subunit 2 isoform X2, which codes for MSDKGEVDLTGAKQNTGVWLVKVPKYLAQQWTKATGRGEVGKLRICKNQGKAEVSFTLNEELTTVDTIGEKSSMVRAPREHPFTLQTVGGQTLAVFTENSSDKIALEGLVVQRAECRPAVNENYMKLKKLQIEELSKPMRFSQQLDKAVTTNYKPVANHAYNLDYEKKKKEEGKRARGDKQQVLDMLFSAFEKHQFYNIKDLVDITKQPVIYLKEILRDIGIYNIKGTHKNTWELKPEYRHYQNEEKSD
- the LOC128016059 gene encoding GPALPP motifs-containing protein 1 isoform X1, which codes for MSTQNIIGPSLAPTMEKCKNDDSDEEGAVIGPALPPKYKASESSSSCEDSDQEEVVFKRAKYSSSSSSSSRNRPSSNSRGYLKDEVDIKQVQMDEEDDDGFFGPALPPGYQKRDKSPERPPLLGPALPPGFKKQDEDEDAKDDTRGFLGPALPPGYQTQDRSPERPPVGPVLPPGFKRQDEEEGKEDARGILGPALPPGYTPAVSSGEEEEEDDYVIGPMPSKAPSQDSVALDIERRAQRMKDKLTGVDTGPKVVRESWMMELPPELQHVGLEARTFKKKSGPENKDRSIWTDTPADRERKARERLEAKEKGESAKDDGPRLPQKEIEMAEKVSKYNESKRGESLISIHTKKMKRKAEEDASKPVERRPFDRDADLQVNRFDEAQKKALLKKSQELNTRFSHSKDRMFL
- the LOC128016110 gene encoding general transcription factor IIF subunit 2 isoform X1, with amino-acid sequence MSDKGEVDLTGAKQNTGVWLVKVPKYLAQQWTKATGRGEVGKLRICKNQGKAEVSFTLNEELTTVDTIGEKSSMVRAPREHPFTLQTVGGQTLAVFTENSSGQSDAEAGGSGTGPDKIALEGLVVQRAECRPAVNENYMKLKKLQIEELSKPMRFSQQLDKAVTTNYKPVANHAYNLDYEKKKKEEGKRARGDKQQVLDMLFSAFEKHQFYNIKDLVDITKQPVIYLKEILRDIGIYNIKGTHKNTWELKPEYRHYQNEEKSD
- the LOC128016059 gene encoding GPALPP motifs-containing protein 1 isoform X2; translated protein: MSTQNIIGPSLAPTMEKCKNDDSDEEGAVIGPALPPKYKASESSSSCEDSDQEEVVFKRAKYSSSSSSSSRNRPSSNRGYLKDEVDIKQVQMDEEDDDGFFGPALPPGYQKRDKSPERPPLLGPALPPGFKKQDEDEDAKDDTRGFLGPALPPGYQTQDRSPERPPVGPVLPPGFKRQDEEEGKEDARGILGPALPPGYTPAVSSGEEEEEDDYVIGPMPSKAPSQDSVALDIERRAQRMKDKLTGVDTGPKVVRESWMMELPPELQHVGLEARTFKKKSGPENKDRSIWTDTPADRERKARERLEAKEKGESAKDDGPRLPQKEIEMAEKVSKYNESKRGESLISIHTKKMKRKAEEDASKPVERRPFDRDADLQVNRFDEAQKKALLKKSQELNTRFSHSKDRMFL